GCCGGTGCACATTTAGTACAAGGTCTTTTAGCATGTTTATATCGGAAAGGAATAACTGGTGAAGGAGGATTGGTTCAAGTCAGTATGCTTGAGTCTGCATGTGATTTGCAATTTGAATCTATTACGACTTACCTGAATGATGGCAATGAACTGCCGCAACGCACAAAAACAAGCAATGCAAATGCATATTTGGGAGCGCCTTATGGAATTTATAAAACACTCAACGGTTACTTATCATTAGCGATGGGTTCTATTCCAACACTAGGCGAATTGATTAATTGCGCTCCTTTAAATAAATACAAGACACCTACAAGTTGGTTTAGGCACAGAGAAGAAATAAAAGAGATTTTAGAAGGCTTTTTGTGCAGAAGAACAACAGAACATTGGTTATCTATCCTAGAACCAGCTGATATTTGGTGTGCGGAAGTTTTGACTTGGGACAAATTAATTGAACATGAAGGCTTTAAAAAACTAAACATGATTCAAAAAGTTGAGATGAAAGACGGATATAATTTTTTAACTACAAGATGTCCGATTATATTTGACAATCAAACTTTATTATCAGCAAAAGGTACTCCAAAACTTGGAGAAGATAATCAAGCAATTGCAGAGGAATTTTTAAAACAGCATTTACTTACCCATGCAGTACATAAACAAGAAATTAAGAGTTGCAGTTAGGAAATTTACACCGTTTGAAAATGCCTTGGAAAAAATCTGGCATTCTTTCAAGGTGCAAACGAATACGGAATTTGAGCTTGAGTATTCTTCAATGGATTTAACGGAATTACATCAATCTTTATTCGAGGAAGGTGGTTTACAGAATGGTAGCTGGGATATTGTTCAATTAAGTTCAGATTGGGTCTCAGAAGCTTTTAACAAAGGAGCAATCGAAGATTTAGCACCTTTTATTGCACAGAATGAAAAAGAGGTTTATTTACAAAACTGGCCGCCCTCTCTGCGAAGAAGCCAGACTTTTGAAAACAAAATTTACGGTATACCTTTTCATGATGGTCCGGAATGTATGATTTATCGTACAGATTTATTTGAAAGCGAAGAAAATAAAGCTAAATTTAAAGCGCTGTTTGCGGAAGAATTAGAGGTTCCTAAATCATGGGGGAAATTTTTGCAGGTAGCTACATTTTTCAGCTCTTTACAACAAGGATTTTACGGCACTGCTTTGGCTGCATTTCCTGACGGGCACAATGCGGTATATGATTTTTGCATTCAAGCCTGGTCCAGAGGCGGAGTGTTTCTAAGAAAAGATAATTCAATTAATATAGATATTCCTCAAATTGTTGAAGGATTAAATTTTTACAGAGATTTTATTCAATCAAAAAATAGCATTCACCCTCAAAGTAAAAATTTCGACTCCGTAAGACTTGGGCAGGCATTTGCCAATGGTGAAATTGCCATGATGATTAATTGGTTTGGGTTTGCAGCTTATGCACAATTAGAAGGCCTTCCAAAGGTCAAAAATAATGTTGGCGTATGTGAAATTCCCACTGACGGGGAAAATAAAAGCATCTCGCCTAATTCCTATTGGATTTATTCCATCGCCAAAGGTTCTCAAAATAAGCATATTGCCTACGAATTTATTTCTTTTGCAACCAATCAAATCAATGATTGTATATTAACTTTAGAAGGGGGCATTGGCTGCAGATTGACAACATATAAGGATGAAGAAATAAACAGACAAATTCCGTTTTTCAATCAATTAGAAATCTTACACAGCTATGCAACTGAGCTGCCCAACCTACCTCAATGGGCCAGCGTGGCGCATCACATTGACAATTTAATGTTACAGGTAATGAACACAAATACGCCCATTGAATTATTAGTAAAAGAAACCCAAAAACTTATTTCAAATAATACTTAGCACCCCATGCAAATAATTGACAAAGTACTTATGCCAAAAACAAAAATCCCCATTATTATAATAGGCGCTAGCAGCATTGTAAAAGATGCACATTTACCGGCTTACAAGAATGGCGGATTTGAAGTATTCGGCATTTTAAATAGAACAAAATCCAAAGCCGAATTATTAGCAACAGCATACAATA
The Arachidicoccus soli DNA segment above includes these coding regions:
- a CDS encoding CaiB/BaiF CoA transferase family protein; translated protein: MCKPLEDILIIDFSQFLSGPSASLRLADLGARVIKIEKPLTGDISRHMYISNVEMNGASSVFHAINRNKESFTADLKSEKDKEELKELIRQADIVMHNFRPGVMERLGFNYSAVKAIKNDIIYGEISGYGTEGPWKFKPGQDLLLQALSGICWLSGNQEMAPVPMGISLVDIAAGAHLVQGLLACLYRKGITGEGGLVQVSMLESACDLQFESITTYLNDGNELPQRTKTSNANAYLGAPYGIYKTLNGYLSLAMGSIPTLGELINCAPLNKYKTPTSWFRHREEIKEILEGFLCRRTTEHWLSILEPADIWCAEVLTWDKLIEHEGFKKLNMIQKVEMKDGYNFLTTRCPIIFDNQTLLSAKGTPKLGEDNQAIAEEFLKQHLLTHAVHKQEIKSCS
- a CDS encoding ABC transporter substrate-binding protein; this encodes MQYINKKLRVAVRKFTPFENALEKIWHSFKVQTNTEFELEYSSMDLTELHQSLFEEGGLQNGSWDIVQLSSDWVSEAFNKGAIEDLAPFIAQNEKEVYLQNWPPSLRRSQTFENKIYGIPFHDGPECMIYRTDLFESEENKAKFKALFAEELEVPKSWGKFLQVATFFSSLQQGFYGTALAAFPDGHNAVYDFCIQAWSRGGVFLRKDNSINIDIPQIVEGLNFYRDFIQSKNSIHPQSKNFDSVRLGQAFANGEIAMMINWFGFAAYAQLEGLPKVKNNVGVCEIPTDGENKSISPNSYWIYSIAKGSQNKHIAYEFISFATNQINDCILTLEGGIGCRLTTYKDEEINRQIPFFNQLEILHSYATELPNLPQWASVAHHIDNLMLQVMNTNTPIELLVKETQKLISNNT